From Marinitoga sp. 38H-ov, a single genomic window includes:
- a CDS encoding flagellar hook assembly protein FlgD yields MINGINAFNSFSSTNINNEPKKELDKEAFLKILMTQLKYQDPTNTMNDKEFISQMSQLSSTEQIMNMSKSFQNMVSSQMNLFKVQASNLIGKTVVVENNKINLTGGFSDAIIYNLDEPTKVYVDIYDNNENLIFTKDLGIQEEGMKTFNWDGIGNSGVKLSDGEYKYDVYTYKNGEKIKIGGLDGGKVDAVQFENNNFYVLVNGQKYSTEKIIEISEI; encoded by the coding sequence ATGATTAACGGAATAAACGCCTTTAATTCTTTTTCTTCAACAAATATTAACAATGAACCAAAAAAAGAACTTGATAAAGAGGCTTTTTTAAAAATTCTAATGACCCAATTAAAATATCAAGACCCTACAAATACAATGAATGACAAAGAGTTTATTTCGCAAATGTCTCAATTATCTTCAACAGAACAAATTATGAATATGAGTAAATCTTTTCAAAACATGGTTTCATCGCAAATGAATTTATTTAAAGTTCAAGCATCAAATCTTATTGGAAAAACTGTAGTTGTTGAAAATAATAAAATTAACCTTACTGGTGGATTTTCTGATGCTATTATATATAATCTTGATGAACCCACAAAGGTATATGTCGATATATATGATAATAATGAAAATTTAATTTTTACAAAAGATTTAGGAATCCAAGAAGAAGGAATGAAAACTTTTAATTGGGATGGAATAGGGAATAGTGGCGTAAAACTATCTGATGGTGAATATAAATATGATGTATATACATATAAAAATGGAGAAAAAATCAAAATTGGTGGATTAGATGGAGGAAAAGTTGATGCTGTTCAATTTGAAAATAATAATTTTTATGTTTTAGTAAATGGGCAAAAATATAGCACAGAAAAAATAATAGAAATATCTGAAATATAA